The DNA segment CCCGGGACGAGATCCGAAGCATTGCTGCTGAACGCGACGACGCTGCCGTCGGCGGAGATGGTTGCATCGGAACTTCCGCCGATCGAGGACACGCCGCGGCTGTCGGACGACGCGATCACGATGGCACCGCTGTGCAGATCCTTGACGAAGACGTCCGTCGCGACGTTGCGGTCACCGACGACGAGATTCGACGCGAGACTGGTGAAAGCGACGAAGTGGCCATCGCCGGAGATCGCAGCGTCCAGGCTGCTGTCGTTCGCCTCGACGCCGCGATCGCTGACCGAAGCACGCACCACCGCTCCGGTGACCATGTCCTTCACGAACACGTCCGCGACCACGCTGCGATCATCCGCCACGAGATTCGTGGCATTGCTGAGAAAGGCGACGTAGCGTCCGTCCGCGCTGATCGAAGGCCCGAAGCTCGTGTTGTTGCCCTGCACGCCGTTCGCGTCGGTGGACGCACGCAAGACCGCGCCGGACAGCAGATCCTTCACGAAAACGTCCTGAACGACGTTCGTCTCGCCAAAGGCGAGATTCGAGGCGAGACTGCCGAACGCGATGAAGCGCCCGCTTGCCGAGATGACCGGATCGAAGCTCGTGTCGTTGGCCTGAACACCACTGGCGGCGGCCGAAACCCGGACCATGGACAAGGCATCCGCGGTCTCCACGACGCGATCGCCGAGCGCATCGACGCGATAGGTATCGTTGCCGGCACCACCGCGCAGGTAGTCGGCACCCAGGCCGCCGTCGAGGACGTCGGCGCCGCTCTGCCCGACCAGGGCATCGTCGCCCGACAGGCCAAAGATGAGATCGTCGGCAGGTGTGCCGAGGAGGAGATCGTTACGGGGAGTGCCGATGATCGTCGCCATCTTTGTCACCTTCGGAGAACTTCAATCGGGAAAATCCCCGCGACCCGGTTCCGCGGGCGTCGCGGACGGAGTATAAGACCGGGCTGCTGGAATGAACGGTTCCAGGCGACCGACGGGCGGTAGCGAACAGCGGGAAAGGAAAGACGCGGTGCGGCCGCTCAGAAAGGCGCGGACGCGCGACCCCTCGGAGTAGCCCCGCGGATCAGTGCTGCGACGAGCAGATAGAGTACTGCCGCATTGCAGGCGTGCCAGAGGAGATGCGTACCGAGCGGGAAGACCGGGCAGATCATCTTGTCTATCGTGCGAAAGGCCAGTGACACGGTGAACACGGCAGCCGCAATCGCCACCCCACGGGCGGCGCGGTGCCTGCGCGCGGCAAGCACCGAGGCCAGGATCAGCAATGTCGCCCACGCCGGTCCATAGAAGATCGATCCGTTCAGGAAGTCGCGTGTGAACAGCATCGCCATCGCGCGGTTCGCAAGATGAAACAGCATGAAGAACGCAAACGTCCCGAGCCAGCGAAGGCCCGCGAGCCGCACGAGAAAGGAGAGGAGGTAGACGTTGATGAAGAGGAGAATCGGCAACGTATCGGCCGACATTGCCCAGGGACTTGCGAACGTGTGCCACAGTGCGCTGCCGATGCCGATGGCGAAAAGCAGCGTGATGAGAAGCAGCAAGTCCCAGCTGTTGCGCCAGGTGAGGTGCGGCTGCCGGCGCCAGAGTCGCAGCGCCATGACTGCGGCAAGGATGAAGCCCAGGTTCGTGACGGCGTTGAGCGGCTCGCTCCACAATCCGGGCGCGGTCCTCTCGCAGTACGTGTCGATGAAGTCGATCATGGGGTCGGGGAACGATCCGCGTTCAGATTCCTCTCAGCGTTTGTGCGATTCGCGCGCAAGGTGGTGTTGAAACCATGGCACATTGGCACATCCGTATCAGGGGTACGCCGTGGTGTTGCTGCGGCGACCCGGAGTCCGAGTTGCCCGAAAGGGTACGCGCTGCCTTGCTCACTGTCTGCTGCCGTCAGGCGAGCAAGGCCGACGCCTTGAGCCTCAAGGTTACGCTGGCGGAAATGGGCTACGCCGAGTGGGACGAGATCGAAGTGGTCGCGAGCCCGTGCGAGCTCAAGGAGTCGCCGGAGCAGGTTCATACCACTGACGCGAAGCGCCCGCCGCTGCCATGAACTACCGACACCTCGGCCGCTGTGGTCTGCAACTGAGCGAGATCTCCTTCGGCTCCTGGGTCACCTACGCCAATCAGGTCGATACCCGCGGCGCGACCGAACTCATGGCGGCCGCCTTCGACGCCGGCATCAACTTCTTCGACAACGCCGAGGTGTATGCCAATGGCCGCAGCGAAGAGATCATGGGGGCAGTGCTGAAAACGTTGCGCTGGCCGCGCATGAAATTCGTGGTCTCGACCAAACTCTACTGGGGTCTGGGCGATGGTCCCAACGAGAAGAACACCCTCAACCGCAAGTATCTGCTGCACGCGATCGATGGCTCTCTGGCGCGGCTGCAGCTCGACCACGTCGACATCGTTTTCTGTCATCGCGCCGACCCGAACACGCCTCTGGAGGAGACGGTCTGGGCGATGCACGACATCATAGAGCGAGGCAAGGCAGTCTACTGGGGAACCAGTGAGTGGTCCGCGGAGGCGATCAGCGCCGCGTGGAAGATCGCCGACCGCCATCATCTGCACAAGCCCGTGACCGAGCAGGCGCAGTACAACCTTCTGCACCGTCACCGCGTGGAGTCCGAGTACGCGCCGCTTTATGCGGACATCGGTCTCGGCCTCACCACCTGGAGTCCCCTCGCGTCCGGTCTTCTCAGCGGCAAGTACCGTCGCGGAATTCCCGCGGGATCGCGCGCCACCCTGGCGAGTTACGCATTCCTCCGCGACGGTCTTACCGACCCGGATCGAAACCGGGCGGTGGGCGAGCTCGACGCCATCGCGCGCGATCTCAACTGCCCGCTGGCAGCGCTGGCGATCGCATGGTGTTTGAAGCAGGGGGCCGTCAGCAGCGTCATCCTGGGCGCCACGCGCTTGGCGCAACTCACCGAGAACATCAAGGCCGTCGAAGTGGGGCCGAAGCTCACGCCCGAAGTCCTGCAGCGCATCGATTCAGTCGTCGGCGCGCTCACCGACTAGAAGGCGATAACGTCTCAATCCGACGCGAGCCGCTCGCCGTGCTCGCGTGTGGCATGAAAGCCGACCTTCGGCCAGCGCTGCATGGTGATCTGCAGGTTGTACTTGTTCGCGGCAAGGAACACCGGATTGCCGTCGACATCGGCAGCCATCGCCGCCGCCTGCTCTCGTTCGAAGTTTCGCCGCGTCGTCTCGTCCGGAAAAGTCAGCCAGCGTGCGGTCGAGATGTTGGCCGGATCGTAGATCGCGTCGACCTTGTATTCCGCGGCGAGGCGCTGCGCCACGATCTCGAACTGCAGCGGGCCCACTGCACCGAGCAGCAGCGAGTTACCCACCGCCGATGCGAACACCTGCACCGCACCCTCTTCTCCCAATTCCTGCAGACCCTTCTGCAGCTGCTTCGCCTTGAATGGGTCGCGCGGGCGCGCAACGCGGAAGAGGTCCGGTGCGAAGTGCGGAATGCCCTTGAACGCGAGCGCCTCCCCTTCGCTCAAGGTGTCACCGATCTGCAGTTGTCCATGATTGTGAATACCGAGGATGTCGCCCGCCACCGCCTCCGAGCTCGCGACACGCTCGTTCGCCATGAAGGTGAGCGCGTTGGCGAGCTTCATCTCACGCCCGGTCCGCAGGTGACGCACCTTCATTCCCGGTTGGTAGCGGCCGGAGCAGACGCGAAAGAAGGCGATGCGATCGCGATGCTTCGGATCCATGTTCGCCTGAATCTTGAACACGAAACCCGCGAACGGGCTTTCGTCCACGTGGACCATGCGGCTCCCACCGTCGCGCGGCTGCGGTGAGGGCGCCCAGTCCAGCAGCGCGCGCAGGATCTCGCGCACGCCGAAGTTGTTGATTCCGGAACCGAAGAACACGGGCGTCTGGCGGCCCGCCAGAAATGCGTCGAGGTCGAACGGTTGGCTCGCGCTGCGGATCAGGTCGACATCGTGGCGCAGAGCGCCGACTTCACCCGGAAACAGCGCATCGAGTCGCGGATTGTCGATCGCTTCGATCACCTCGGTGTCCTCGCGCACACGCTCTTCGCCCGGGGTGAAGCGCACCACACGATCGCGCTGCAGATCGAACACGCCGCGGAAGGTCTTGCCCATGCCGATCGGCCAGCTCACGGGTGCGCAGTCTATCTTGAGCACGGACTCGATCTCTTCGAGCAGCGCAAGCGGCTCGCGCACCTCCCGGTCCAGCTTGTTCACGAAGGTGATGATCGGCGTCGCGCGCAGGCGGCACACGTCGAGCAGCTTGATCGTCTGCGCTTCCACCCCCTTCGCCGCGTCGATCACCATGACCGCGGCATCGACCGCCGTCAGCACACGGTAGGTATCCTCCGAGAAATCCTCGTGTCCCGGCGTGTCGAGCAGATTGATCGTATGGTCGTCGTACTCGAACTGCATGACCGAACTGGTGACCGAGATGCCGCGCTGCTTCTCGACCTCCATCCAGTCCGAGGTCGCGTGGCGCGCACTCTTGCGGGACTTGACGGTGCCCGCCATCTGGATGGCACCGCCGAAGAGCAGCAGCTTCTCCGTCAGCGTCGTCTTGCCTGCGTCGGGGTGAGAGATGATGGCGAAGGTACGCCGACGCGCCACCTCGCGGGCGAGCGAGGCGTGACTGGAAAGGTCGTTCATTGCACTGGGGTTCTGCGGGAAGCGGACTCGTCCGCGATGACGGCACCCGCCACATCTCGATGCGGTCTGTGCGTGGTGCGGATTATACCAGCGCAGGGCGGGTCAACGCCCGACTGCGCAGGACAGGCCTGAATCAGCTATCGCTGCGCAAGAAGGGCGGCGACGCGCTCGGCCTCGACCGGGGGGCTGAAGAGGTATCCCTGCGCGAAGTTGCAGCCCGAGCGGTTGAGAAACGCCATCTGGTCGGGCGTTTCCACACCCTCGGCGACCACCTTGATCTCCAGACTGCGCGCGAGCGCGATGATCGCCTCGACGATGGCCGCGTCGTCGCTATCGACCGCGATGTCGCGCACGAAGGAGCGGTCGATCTTCAGCACGTCGAGCGGGAAGCGTTTGAGATAGCTCAGGCTCGAATAGCCGGTGCCGAAGTCGTCGATGGAGATGCTGATGCCGCGCGACTTGAGTTCGACGAGCGTGGCGATCGCACTTTCCGCGTTCTCCATGACGTCGCTCTCCGTGATCTCGATCTCGATGAACTGCGGCGGCACACCCGTCTCGGAGAGGATGCGATGGATCGTCTGCGCCAGATTGCGCTGGCGAAACTGGCACGCGGACAGGTTCACCGCAATCGGCAGTTCTATCCCGGCTTCGCGCCACGCGCGAACCTGCATGCAGGCGCGACGCAACACCCACTCGCCGATCGGGACGATGAGGCCGGTTTCCTCCGCGACGGGAATGAAACGTTCGGGGGAGATGGACCCCAGAGTGGGATGGTGCCAGCGCAGCAGGGCCTCGACGCCGATGATCGCCCCGGTGGCAAGGTCGACTTTGGGCTGGTAGAGCAGATGCAGTTCGTTGCGCTGTTCGGCGACCCGCAGACCCTGCTCGATGACGAGTCGCTCCTGGACCTGAACGTTGAGGTCCGACGTATAGAACTGGTAGTTGTCGCCGCCATTGCGCTTTGCGCTGTACATGGCGGCATCGGCGTTGCGAATCAGCGATTCGGAGTCTGCTGCATCCGTCGGAAACAGGCTGATGCCGATGCTCGCAGACATGAATACTTCCTGTCCCTTGAGTTCCATCGGTCGGGCGAGGCCATCGAGGATCTTCCGGGCGACCGCCGCAGCACCGCGTGAATCCGCCATATTGGGCAGGACGACCATGAACTCGTCGCCGCCCAGTCGAGCGACCGTATCACCTTCGCGCATGGTGCCCGTCAGGCGGCGGGCGGCTTCACGAAGAAGTTGATCACCCGCCTCGTGGCCGAGGGTATCGTTGACGACCTTGAGGCGGTCGAGATCGATGAACAGTGCGCCAACCAGCCGTCCCTCCCGACGCGCCTGTCCCAGCGCCACCTCGAGCCGGTCACGCAGGAGCGACCGGTTCGGCAGGTCGGTGAGAAAATCGTGGTGGGCGAGATGTTCGATCCGGCGCTCGGCCGCCTTGCGCCGCGTGATGTCGCGCGAAGTCAGGACCACTCCGCGCACGTGCGGATAGTCCAGCAGGTTGTTTCCCACCGCCTCGAGCCAGATCCACGAACCGTTCGCGTGGCGGTAGCGAAACTCGATCGGCGCGGTGTGCGTCCTGCCGTGCACGACGAGGTCGAAGGCTTTGCGCACGCGCGCCCGATCGCGCGGGTGAATCGATTCGAACGGGCTATGACCGATGAGTGCTCCCGGCGCACGTCCGAGAACGCGCGACGCCGCGGGCGCTTCGAACGTGGTGATTCCGTCCGCGTCGTGAATCGTGATGATATCGGCGGAATTCTGGACCAGAGCCCTGAAGCGGGCGTCTGAATCCTTCGCGGTGGGGGCAGTCGTGCGCGTCGTCCACTCGCGAGTGGACCATCCTCTCGCGGCGACGGGTAGACTCGAAACGGTGCAGGTCATGTCATCCATGGCAGCCGATCTGCGCAGGAAGCGTGCACACAGGTGCCGAGCGAGTGGAACCCCCTGAATCCGCCGCAGAGCGGGGTCTCTGCGGCGTCCTTCGACGGCTTGTCGTCAGAACGCGGGCCCTGGAATGCCGATCCGTCGACGCGGCCGACGAGATTCCGGACAGAGCGGGCGGCGTCGGTGACGACCTCCAAGCACGCGGCACTCATCGCGGGCCGAGTGCGCCGTCACGTCCTTCGTGTAACCTTCGCCGAAAGGGCAACACGCCCGCGCACCGCCGGCGAGGAATGCCGCCGCCCGGGTGGCGTTGCGGAATCAGCGACAGTTCTGAGCAGGTCGATCCATGAAGTCACCGGAGATCAATGCCAACGAGCAGGCCGTGCTCACGGCGCTCGAGGCGCGGCTCGGTCATCTGCACGTGCAGCAGCGCCTGGGGCTCGAGCGCGATCACGAAGCGCAGGTCTTCCGCAGCGGCACCCACTTCTTCCATCTCGAGAACTGGTACTCGATGCATGGCCTCATTCGCGGCAGTCTGCGTCTGGTCGGCTTGCACGCACGCGGACGACGCAACGCACTGACCATTCAGGTCCGTCGGCACGACGTAGCGCTTTCCGGTTTGCCGTCGGCGTTCGACGGCTTCACCGTGCTGCATCTTTCCGATCTGCACATAGACTCGAGCGATGAATTCGCGGAAGCGCTCGTGCAGTGCGTGCAACCGCTCCACTATGACCTTTGCGTACTTACCGGGGACTACCGCACACGCACCTTCGGGCCCTTCGCGCGCACGCTCGCGGGGCTCGCGAAACTCCGCAGCGCACTCAAGGGCAACGCCTACGCGGTGCTCGGCAACCACGACACGCTGCGACTCGTTCCGGAAATGGAAGCCATGGGCTACCGGCTGCTGCTCAACGAGTGGAAGAGGCTCTCGGCCGGGGGCGATGCGATCTACCTCTCCGGCATCGACGACGCGCACTATTATCGCGTGGAGAATTTCCACCGGGCGGCGCACGACATTCCGCGTGGAGCCGTTTCGATCCTCCTGTCGCATACTCCAGAGGTGTTCCGTCACGCCGCGCACGCGGGCTACGATCTCATGCTCTGCGGACATACGCACGGCGGACAGATCTGCCTGCCTGGCGGCGTGCCGCTGCTCACCGACGCCGACAGTCCCCGCCGCATCGCGCGTGGCCCCTGGCGCCATCACGGAATGATCGGCTACACGTCGGTGGGCGCCGGGACCAGCATCGTGGACGTGCGCCTCAACTGCGCACCGGAGATCACGCTGCACCGCCTGTGTTGCGCCGCCCGCGCTCAGTAAGGGCGGTCGCGGATGTTGAGCCGGAAGAGAAGTTGCGACAGCAGGCACGCCAGTGCGACGAACGCCACCACCAGGACCAGGATTTCCAGAGGTGCAAGCCCGAGTTGCGTCCTGAACACTACGAGCGGCAGCAGCGCTTCGGGAATCTGATCGACGCCGAACGCCTCGGCATGCGGCTCCAGCCTGCGGCGGCGCTTGAGAAAACTCGACAGGAGATCGCCGGCGAGCGAGACGGCAGCAAACGCGGCGCCCAGCATCCAGTCGAAGCCCAGCAGCGGGGCAAACAACGCGCTGCAGCCAATCGACGCCACGACACCGCGAATCGTCTTCGAATCGCCGAAGAGCGGTGCGCCGTCGCGCAGCAGCAGCCCGCCGTCGAGCGGTGCGCTGAAGCGCTCGCCGAATATCCTGGTTGCGATGATCGGTGCCCCGTTGGCGATGCCGAGAAGCATCATCACCCGCAGCAACAGCACATGGTCCATGTTCGTGTCCCTGAACCGCGCCTATCAACCGCGCATTCTCGCAGAGACGCGCCGCCGTGCCAGCGGGGCGGCCGAAACCCAGTCGGGCCACGTCGGCAAGCCCCGGTTCCGGCAACACCCTGCATGCCGGAGCGCCGGCCCGGGCAGGCTGTCGACTGCTGCCGCGAAGCACCCCAAAGTTGTAGACTTCACCCCCCGAGCCGGGATTCCGCACGGTCGCCGCTTGCCCTCAGGTGCCGTTTGCCGGGACCGGTGAGAACCCGGCCATACAATCCTCGAAAAGGCACCAAGGAGGCCACATGTCACTGCGCATCGGCGACACCGCACCCGATTTCACCGCCAACACCACCCAGGGCTCGATCCGCTTTCATGACTGGATCGGCGACACGTGGGCAATCCTCTTCTCGCATCCCAAGGACTTCACGCCCGTCTGCACGACCGAACTCGGCTACATGGCGAAACTCAAGCCCGACTTCGACCGCCGCAACACGAAGTTGATCGGGCTCAGCGTGGATCCCGTCGAAAACCACGCCAAGTGGGCCAAGGACATCGAGGAAACCCAGGGGCATGCTCCCAACTACCCCCTGATCGGTGACCCGGATCTGAGTGTGGCCAAGCTCTACGACATGCTCCCGGCCGGCGCGGGTACGACGTCCGAGGGGCGTACGGCGACCGACAACCTGACCGTGCGCTCGGTCTTCATCATCGGTCCGGACAAGAAGATCAAGGCGATGCTCACTTATCCGATGACGAGCGGCCGCAATTTCGACGAGGTCCTGCGCCTGCTCGACTCGATCCAGCTCACCGCGAAGCACAAGGTCGCCACCCCCGTGAACTGGAAGCCCGGAGAGGATGTGATCATCGCCGGATCGGTCTCCGACGACGAAGCGAAGCAGCGTTACCCCGAGGGCTGGAAGGCGCCGAAGCCCTATCTGCGCATCGTGCCGCCGCCGAAGTAACGACTCCGGATACCCGCACGAAACACTCGAGACGCCCCGTAGCGGCGGAGCGTCGTTCGTCGCGGGTACGAGCATCGCGAAGATCTGTAACACCCGGCCGCTAGCCTTTTTGCTTGCGGGCGGCGCGACGTCGCGCCGCCAACCCGGTTGGAGAACACCGATGCTCGAGCGGAAACGCTTCACGGAAGAAGAGATCACACGCGGGCTGCTCGTCGAGCGTGCCACGCGGGGGGTCGAGCAGTTGCGCCGTGCCGCGCTCGCGGCCGAGGAAGAGTTCGGTTACGAGCTTGGCCTGACCGCCCCGGAACTGCGCGAGAGCGCGTACAACCTCATCCATTACCTCGCGGTGCGCCGGCACGACGTGCGCCCGCTGCAGGACGATCTGAGCCGTCTGGGCTTGAGCTCGCTCGGGCGCATGGAGGCGCACGTGCTGGCCTCGCTCAACGCCGTGCTGGCGGCCCTCTACGCGCTGCGCGGTCAGCCCGTCCGGCAGGAGGTCCCGGCGACGCTGCCAATCAACTTCGACACCGGTGATGCGGTTCTTGCCGAGCACGCCAACGCCGTCCTCGGTGCGGGTAGCGAAGGCGGCGGCACGCGCATCATGGTCACGATGCCGAGCGAGGCGGCCGACGACCCGGATCTGATCCGCGATCTTCTGGCGGGCGGCATGCAGGTGGCGCGCATCAATTGCGCCCACGATTCGCCCGCGGTCTGGCAGCGCATGCTGGAGCACCTGCGCCGTGCCGAGCGTGAGACGGGCCACACCTGCCGCGTCTCCTTCGACCTGGCGGGCCCCAAGCTGCGCACCGGCAACATCGAGCCAGGGCCGGAGGTCGCGAAATGGCGACCCGAGCGGGACCGTCTGGGCAAGGTCGTCGAGCCCGCGCGCGTGCGCTTCGTCGCCCACGTCGACGATTCCGAACAGGATGAACCGGGCATTCCCGTGGAAGGTGACATCGTCGCAGAAGCCAGGCCCGGCGACGTGATCGAACTCACCGACACGCGCGACCGGGAGCGCTCGCTCCAAGTGGTGGCGTCGAGAAGGCACGAGTGCACTTGCGAGACGGAGTTCACGGCATACGTCGTGCCGGGTACGCCGCTCAAGCTCGTGCGCAAGGGGAAGACGGTGGCCAAAGGCGCAATCGGCGCGCTACCCCCCGCACCCCAGTGGATCGCGCTCCGCCAGGGGGATCTGCTGGACGTGGTGCGCGGCGACGCGCCCGGCCGCGACGCCGTGCTCGACGACGAAGGCAGCGTTCTTGAACCGGCGACCGTGAGCTGCTCGCTGCCCGAGGTGTTCTGCAGCGTGCGGGTGGGCGAGCGCATCCTCTTCGACGATGGCAAGATCGGCGGCGTCATTCGCGCGGCCAGCGAGGACCGGCTCCGCGTCGAAGTGGCGAGCGCCGCGGGAGGCATCGCCAAACTGCGCGGCGAGAAGGGCATCAACCTGCCGGATTCGATCCTGCAACTGCCTGCGCTCACCGCGAAGGACATCGAGGATCTCGCCTTCGTCGCGCAGCATGCCGACCTGGTCGCCCTCTCCTTCGTGCAGCGTCCCGAGGACATCGAGGCCTTGCACGCGGAGCTTGCACGACTCGAGGCGCCGCGACTCGGGGTCGTGCTCAAGATCGAAACGCAGGCCGCATTCAATCGCCTGCCGTCCCTCCTGCTGACAGCGATGCGACGGCCGCCGGTGGCGGTCATGGTGGCGCGCGGGGATCTCGGCGTGGAAGTCGGATTCGAGCGGCTGTCGGAGGTGCAGGAAGAGATCCTGTGGCTGTGCGAGGCGGCGCATGTGCCCGTCATCTGGGCCACCCAGGTGCTCGAGTCGCTGGCGAAAGGCGGGCTGCCGTCGCGGGCAGAAGTCACCGACGCCGCCATGGCGAGCCGCGCCGAATGCGTGATGCTCAACAAGGGCCCCTACATCCGCGAGACGCTGCGCTTTCTCACCGACGTGCTGCAGCGCATGCAATCGCACCAGCAGAAGAAGACCGCGCGGCTGCGCAAGCTGCAGGTATCCGACGCGGCACAGTTCAGGGCGAAACACGACGACGCGCAGGAGCCGTCCGCCGCCCCAGAGCGCTGAACGCCGCCGCCGGACGACCTGCCGTCAGGCCTCGCCGGTTGCTTCGATTGCCCGGCGCACGACGGCAGCCGAACGACGGAAGGCGTCCTGCTCCGCCGCACTCAGGTCGGGCACCAGCGTGAAGTGCACACCACCCCGTCCGATGACGGCCGGAATGCTCAGGCACACGTCGCTCACGCCGCAGAAGCCGTCGATGCGCACGCTGACCGGCAGCGTCGCGCACAGGTCGCGCACCACGGCTTCGACGATGGTGCGCACGGCCATCGCCACGGCATAGTTGGTGTAGCCCTTGCCCCGCAGCACCTCGAACGCCGTCTGCTTGGCCTCGTCGAGCATCGTGTAGCGGGCCGGCGTCGCGTCGATGTGCTCGCCGCCCGCCGTGGCGATGCTGAGCGCCGCGAACTGGGTGTCGCCGTGCTCGCCCAGGATGTACGCACGAATGTCGAGCGGATGGATGCCGACCTGCTGGCTCAGGATGTCGCGGAAGCGCGCCGAGTCGACGAGCGTGCCGGTCCCGATCACGCGCTGCCAGGGAAACGCCGACAGCTGCAGGATGTGCCAGCTGATGGCGTCGACCGGATTCGTGACGTTCACGATGACGGCATGCGGGCTGAGCGCGGCGAAGCGCGGCACCAGTGCGCGCATGAGCGCGATATTGCCGGCGGCCAGATCGCAGCGGTCGACCATCTGCGCCGGCGTCGGCACGCTCGCGCACATCACGAGAATGTCCGAGCCGGCGGTGTCCTCGATCTCGCCGGCGCGGATCGCCACGCGGTACGGCGTGAAGGCGCACGCCTGTTCGATGTCGAGCGCATTTGCCCGCGCCGCGATCGCGTTCCGATTCCACAGCACGATCTCGCTCGCCAGTCCGTCCTCCGCGAGCACGAAGGCGACCGTGGCGCCAACCTTGCCGATGCCGATGACCGATATCTTCATGATTTGTGCAGTGCGCCCGACCCTCACCATAGCGAAGGAGCCGGCGTGCCGCAATCGCAGACGCGGGTGAGCGGTGGGCTATACTTGACCTGTCCCGATTTCGCGACCGACTCTTCGACGCATGAGCAAAGCGAAGTGGCTGCTCGTCGCAGCCGTGATTGCGATCATTGTGGGGGGATATCTCTGGTGGCGTGGCGAGACGGCGCCGCCACCAGTGCCACCACCTCCAACTCCTGAGCCCCGCGCCGAGGCCCCGCCCGCGGCCGAGCCGCCGGCTCCTCCGCCACCCGAAGCGCAGGTCCAGCATCCCATCGAGACCGCGCAGCAGCAGCTGGAAAGCGAGAGCACCGGCGCCGGCACGGAAGCTACGACGCTTTCGCTCGACGAGAGCGATCCCGTGATGCAGGAGGCGCTCGCTGGCCTCTTCGGCGCGCAGGCCCCGGCGCAGTTCTTTTACGTGAGCGATCTCGTGCGGCGGCTGGTGGTCACGGTGGACAATCTCCCGCGGCGACAGGTGGCCTCCCAGCTCTTTCCCATGAAGCCGCCGGGGGGTGCGTTCATCACCAGAGGCGCGGAAGGGAACGTCACCCTGGGCCCGGAGAACTACGCGCGCTACGCCCCGTACGTCCGCCTCCTGCAGAGTGCGAATCCGAAGCAGGTCGTCGCCGTCTACGTGCGCCTGTACCCGCTCTTCCAGCAGGCGTACCAGGACCTGGGATATCCCAAGGGCTATTTCAACGATCGCGTGATCGAGGTGATCGATCATTTGCTCGCGGCGCCCGAGGTCACGGGACCGATCCGGCTCACGCAGCCGCGCGTGCTGTATCAGTTCGAAGATCCGCAGCTCGAAGCGC comes from the Betaproteobacteria bacterium genome and includes:
- a CDS encoding PD40 domain-containing protein, producing MATIIGTPRNDLLLGTPADDLIFGLSGDDALVGQSGADVLDGGLGADYLRGGAGNDTYRVDALGDRVVETADALSMVRVSAAASGVQANDTSFDPVISASGRFIAFGSLASNLAFGETNVVQDVFVKDLLSGAVLRASTDANGVQGNNTSFGPSISADGRYVAFLSNATNLVADDRSVVADVFVKDMVTGAVVRASVSDRGVEANDSSLDAAISGDGHFVAFTSLASNLVVGDRNVATDVFVKDLHSGAIVIASSDSRGVSSIGGSSDATISADGSVVAFSSNASDLVPG
- a CDS encoding ceramidase domain-containing protein, translated to MIDFIDTYCERTAPGLWSEPLNAVTNLGFILAAVMALRLWRRQPHLTWRNSWDLLLLITLLFAIGIGSALWHTFASPWAMSADTLPILLFINVYLLSFLVRLAGLRWLGTFAFFMLFHLANRAMAMLFTRDFLNGSIFYGPAWATLLILASVLAARRHRAARGVAIAAAVFTVSLAFRTIDKMICPVFPLGTHLLWHACNAAVLYLLVAALIRGATPRGRASAPF
- a CDS encoding CDP-archaeol synthase, translated to MDHVLLLRVMMLLGIANGAPIIATRIFGERFSAPLDGGLLLRDGAPLFGDSKTIRGVVASIGCSALFAPLLGFDWMLGAAFAAVSLAGDLLSSFLKRRRRLEPHAEAFGVDQIPEALLPLVVFRTQLGLAPLEILVLVVAFVALACLLSQLLFRLNIRDRPY
- a CDS encoding aldo/keto reductase produces the protein MNYRHLGRCGLQLSEISFGSWVTYANQVDTRGATELMAAAFDAGINFFDNAEVYANGRSEEIMGAVLKTLRWPRMKFVVSTKLYWGLGDGPNEKNTLNRKYLLHAIDGSLARLQLDHVDIVFCHRADPNTPLEETVWAMHDIIERGKAVYWGTSEWSAEAISAAWKIADRHHLHKPVTEQAQYNLLHRHRVESEYAPLYADIGLGLTTWSPLASGLLSGKYRRGIPAGSRATLASYAFLRDGLTDPDRNRAVGELDAIARDLNCPLAALAIAWCLKQGAVSSVILGATRLAQLTENIKAVEVGPKLTPEVLQRIDSVVGALTD
- a CDS encoding peptide chain release factor 3, producing the protein MNDLSSHASLAREVARRRTFAIISHPDAGKTTLTEKLLLFGGAIQMAGTVKSRKSARHATSDWMEVEKQRGISVTSSVMQFEYDDHTINLLDTPGHEDFSEDTYRVLTAVDAAVMVIDAAKGVEAQTIKLLDVCRLRATPIITFVNKLDREVREPLALLEEIESVLKIDCAPVSWPIGMGKTFRGVFDLQRDRVVRFTPGEERVREDTEVIEAIDNPRLDALFPGEVGALRHDVDLIRSASQPFDLDAFLAGRQTPVFFGSGINNFGVREILRALLDWAPSPQPRDGGSRMVHVDESPFAGFVFKIQANMDPKHRDRIAFFRVCSGRYQPGMKVRHLRTGREMKLANALTFMANERVASSEAVAGDILGIHNHGQLQIGDTLSEGEALAFKGIPHFAPDLFRVARPRDPFKAKQLQKGLQELGEEGAVQVFASAVGNSLLLGAVGPLQFEIVAQRLAAEYKVDAIYDPANISTARWLTFPDETTRRNFEREQAAAMAADVDGNPVFLAANKYNLQITMQRWPKVGFHATREHGERLASD
- a CDS encoding EAL domain-containing protein — encoded protein: MTCTVSSLPVAARGWSTREWTTRTTAPTAKDSDARFRALVQNSADIITIHDADGITTFEAPAASRVLGRAPGALIGHSPFESIHPRDRARVRKAFDLVVHGRTHTAPIEFRYRHANGSWIWLEAVGNNLLDYPHVRGVVLTSRDITRRKAAERRIEHLAHHDFLTDLPNRSLLRDRLEVALGQARREGRLVGALFIDLDRLKVVNDTLGHEAGDQLLREAARRLTGTMREGDTVARLGGDEFMVVLPNMADSRGAAAVARKILDGLARPMELKGQEVFMSASIGISLFPTDAADSESLIRNADAAMYSAKRNGGDNYQFYTSDLNVQVQERLVIEQGLRVAEQRNELHLLYQPKVDLATGAIIGVEALLRWHHPTLGSISPERFIPVAEETGLIVPIGEWVLRRACMQVRAWREAGIELPIAVNLSACQFRQRNLAQTIHRILSETGVPPQFIEIEITESDVMENAESAIATLVELKSRGISISIDDFGTGYSSLSYLKRFPLDVLKIDRSFVRDIAVDSDDAAIVEAIIALARSLEIKVVAEGVETPDQMAFLNRSGCNFAQGYLFSPPVEAERVAALLAQR
- a CDS encoding metallophosphoesterase; amino-acid sequence: MKSPEINANEQAVLTALEARLGHLHVQQRLGLERDHEAQVFRSGTHFFHLENWYSMHGLIRGSLRLVGLHARGRRNALTIQVRRHDVALSGLPSAFDGFTVLHLSDLHIDSSDEFAEALVQCVQPLHYDLCVLTGDYRTRTFGPFARTLAGLAKLRSALKGNAYAVLGNHDTLRLVPEMEAMGYRLLLNEWKRLSAGGDAIYLSGIDDAHYYRVENFHRAAHDIPRGAVSILLSHTPEVFRHAAHAGYDLMLCGHTHGGQICLPGGVPLLTDADSPRRIARGPWRHHGMIGYTSVGAGTSIVDVRLNCAPEITLHRLCCAARAQ